Within the Canis aureus isolate CA01 chromosome 18, VMU_Caureus_v.1.0, whole genome shotgun sequence genome, the region atCCACTCCGTTATCCTATCCTCATGAACCATAGAGTGTGTcttctcttggtgtcttcctcctGGATTTTGGGATCTGTAGATGGATTTATGCTCACTCCCGTCACCATGACCTTCCCCTTCTGCAGATCCCGAGAGATTCACCATTTCTTCTGTGAGGTTCCTGCTGTAATGAAGCTCTCCTGCTCAGACACTTCCCTCTATGAGACACTCATGTACCTGTGCTGTGTCCTCATGCTCTTCATCACTGTGACAGTCATTTTAAGCTCCTATTCTTTCATCCTCTTTACCATCCACAGGATGAACTCAGCAGAGGGACGGAAGAAGGCTTTTGCCACTTGTTCTTCCCACATGATGGTGGTTATCTCCTTCTATGGTGCTTCTGTCTACACCTACATGCTCCCCACCTCCTATCACACCCCTGAGAAGGACATGATTGTATCTGTCTTTTACACCATACTCACCCCTGTTTTAAATCCTTTAATTTATAGTCTTAGAAATAAGGATGTCACAAGGGgtctaaaaaaaatgttgaatgtgGGATCTGTCTTTCAGGAAACTCTAAAGTAAAAAGCATTTGTActaatgttttttttcccttcactctACAAATGAAAACTTTTGTATGCTCTCCCAATGTTTTTCCTCAGATTGTCACACCATGCTGCGTTATCACCTATTCAGTCTTTTGGAGGAATCATTTCCTTGTACTGAAAGGCTCTTCATTTTTACACTTCtgcattcaaaatatttgaataattgtGTTGTATCCATGTTACATTTTCTGAAGTTTCCACTGTGATTCGTTGGAAGAATATTCATATTCTtaagaaatacataataaaatatttacaaacaataTAATAAGCTGTGTAACTGATGAGAGataaatagagagagaaatgatAATGTAAATGGATATAAAGATATTGGAGAACCTAGGCAAAAGGTATATGAGTTTtaattatactattattattttaatcagtGATTTCCTGCAAAtttgaaataacataaaaataaaacataaaacattggACTTTgatctattttaataatttgtccTTGCAGTATGGTGGTAGTATAAGTGACAAATCTTGGGAATGATGCACATATTAACATGACTGATCATTACTGCAACAATCCAGttgttggccttttttttttcctttttttaataataaatttattttttattggtgttcaatttgccaacatacagaataacacccagtgctcatcccatcaagtgcccccctcagtgcccatcacccatttgttgggctttttaaaattatggtgaTTTTGTTCTTTAGGTTCCAAACCTGAATACATCCAGTGGCTGTTTCCTCTCTGAAATCATTAGTTCATTGTGGCTGAAGGTactatgagaaaaatattaaccCCAAGAGGAGGAGAGCATAGTGAAGCTTTCCAGCATAAGGTGGCatcagagctgagatttgaagtATATAACTTATTATtcaaacaggcagaggaagaccATCAAACAACCAATCCTTCATTTGTTCAAAAAACATACCCAATgccatattataataaaaataataacaaactgCTAATGaatttaacatataaataacaAATGCCTACTGCCCTAAGGAATTTGATCTGTAGGTGCACTTTGTGGAAATAGTtgtaataaaatacacaaattgTTTTGAGCCTCATGTAGAAAGGGTGCAGCTAATAAGGACACATCAGTTCTACCTATGACATGTGAGTTCAGCCCAACAAAGAGGCTGAGAGGAGACCCGAGATCTCAATGTTGAACAATGAATGACTAGATGCTACCTTCTTTCGAGTACTGGAGCCTGGGTAGGTCCAGAGCTTTTGCTCAAGGATATGATGCCACAGAACAGTAACATGATAAGCAAAGTTCAGGTGGTTGGCCAAACAGGAGGGAAATGTTCCAATGGCCTCTCCTTCCAGGTTCACTTTGTACCCTCATTTCTTG harbors:
- the LOC144288388 gene encoding olfactory receptor 2T29-like, with protein sequence MRREAEQCERDTSMENTTWMANYTVRSDFELVGLFSQSKHPAVLCVVIFVAFLMALSGNTILILLIHCDAHLHTPMYFFITQLSLMDVMYISVTVPKMLMDQVMGVNKISAPECGMQMFFYLTLGGSEFFLLAAMAYDRYVAICHPLRYPILMNHRVCLLLVSSSWILGSVDGFMLTPVTMTFPFCRSREIHHFFCEVPAVMKLSCSDTSLYETLMYLCCVLMLFITVTVILSSYSFILFTIHRMNSAEGRKKAFATCSSHMMVVISFYGASVYTYMLPTSYHTPEKDMIVSVFYTILTPVLNPLIYSLRNKDVTRGLKKMLNVGSVFQETLK